In the Drosophila willistoni isolate 14030-0811.24 chromosome 3R, UCI_dwil_1.1, whole genome shotgun sequence genome, aattgaaaattatCAAATCTCACCTTGGCCTCGAATTCTTTGAAGGCGCGCTCACGCTCCTGACGGAATTTCTCAATCTCCTCAGTGGCCTCATCTTTGGCTTGCTTCAATCTTCTTGCCTTGCCTGTGTTGAAACATCAAACGAGAAGAGAAAAAATCATTATTAACAAATTGTTAACTACTATTTATTAATCATGTGACTCTTTCGCGTAACGTTCGTGTCACGATGGGGGGTGGTAGTGGAACATGGGGAATGAAACGAAAACGCAgtcatttgttgttgctttttctgTATACGCTCAATTccagttggattttttctacttttttttcatcttcaaTACTTACGTTTCCTGGCCTCGGCAACCTTTTCAGCTGCCTTCTTTTCAGCAGCCAACAATTGTTGGATTCCCTGGGTTTGGCTGGccatgtttttcttttttggttgcTA is a window encoding:
- the LOC6649611 gene encoding V-type proton ATPase subunit G; this encodes MASQTQGIQQLLAAEKKAAEKVAEARKRKARRLKQAKDEATEEIEKFRQERERAFKEFEAKHMGSREGVAAKIDADTRVKLADMERAIQTRKEPVIQEILQYVYNISPEVHKNYNVK